In Mangrovivirga cuniculi, the following proteins share a genomic window:
- a CDS encoding methylglyoxal synthase codes for MNSEKVKKIALVAHDHKKEDLIDWSIENKGLLTEHKLFATGTTGRLLEKRLGLPVNKFLSGPLGGDQQIGASIATGEIDMLIFFWDPLEPQPHDPDVKALLRLAAVWNIPVACNEATADYIFTSPLLNKEYDRKVESYSSHTTRKIK; via the coding sequence ATGAATTCAGAAAAAGTTAAAAAGATCGCTTTGGTAGCGCATGATCATAAAAAAGAAGACCTGATAGATTGGTCTATTGAAAATAAGGGGCTATTAACTGAGCATAAGCTTTTTGCTACAGGCACTACAGGTAGATTATTGGAAAAACGTCTTGGCTTGCCAGTTAATAAATTTCTTTCCGGGCCATTAGGTGGTGATCAGCAAATTGGTGCATCAATAGCTACGGGAGAAATAGATATGTTAATTTTCTTCTGGGATCCACTCGAACCGCAACCTCACGATCCTGATGTCAAAGCTCTATTAAGATTAGCAGCGGTATGGAATATTCCTGTAGCCTGTAATGAAGCTACTGCTGATTATATATTTACCTCTCCTTTATTAAATAAAGAATATGACAGGAAGGTAGAAAGTTACTCTTCACATACTACCAGGAAGATTAAATAA
- a CDS encoding glycerophosphodiester phosphodiesterase — protein sequence MKKSTIIILIFFLLISCDKNKPAESFDTQGHRGFRGKYPENTIHGFLKAIDAGVKTLEMDVVVTKDNYLVVSHEPYISNEICTNMGEDYIIDYSKENYNIYNMYYSQVQTFDCGSKVHARFPEQEKVIATKPALEEVIDAAEVYAEKNYDKQMYYNIEIKSTPEGDSIFHPAPKEFADLLVKKIKELGVEERTYIQSFDKRALQAVNQLDENIKTVLLVENTKGYMSNINELGFEPDVYSPAHKLLTRRMIEDLHEREIKVIPWTVNDSSDMKQLISMGVDGIISDYPDRLMKIVNNQKK from the coding sequence ATGAAAAAATCAACCATAATTATATTGATCTTCTTTTTATTAATTAGTTGCGATAAGAATAAACCGGCTGAGTCATTCGATACCCAGGGACACAGAGGATTCAGAGGGAAGTATCCGGAAAACACCATTCATGGATTTTTAAAAGCGATAGATGCAGGAGTAAAAACGCTTGAGATGGATGTGGTTGTCACTAAAGATAATTACCTCGTGGTTTCTCATGAGCCTTATATTTCAAATGAAATTTGTACCAATATGGGTGAGGATTACATTATAGATTACTCCAAGGAGAACTACAACATATATAATATGTATTATAGTCAGGTGCAAACTTTTGATTGTGGATCCAAAGTACATGCCAGATTTCCTGAGCAAGAAAAAGTGATAGCAACTAAACCCGCATTGGAGGAAGTAATTGATGCCGCTGAAGTTTATGCTGAAAAGAATTATGATAAGCAGATGTATTACAACATTGAAATTAAATCAACTCCCGAGGGAGATTCTATTTTTCATCCGGCTCCCAAAGAATTTGCAGACCTCCTGGTAAAGAAAATAAAAGAGCTTGGTGTTGAAGAAAGGACTTATATTCAATCTTTTGATAAAAGAGCCTTGCAGGCAGTAAATCAATTAGATGAAAATATTAAAACAGTATTATTAGTAGAGAATACTAAGGGATATATGTCGAATATTAACGAATTAGGTTTTGAACCGGATGTGTATAGTCCCGCACATAAACTCTTGACACGAAGAATGATTGAAGATCTTCATGAACGAGAGATTAAAGTAATACCATGGACAGTAAATGATTCTTCAGATATGAAACAGCTAATTAGTATGGGAGTTGACGGAATTATTTCTGATTATCCAGACAGGTTAATGAAAATTGTAAATAATCAAAAAAAATAA
- a CDS encoding acyl-CoA thioesterase codes for MQNNSLKNTFEVRWSDIDANIHLRHSAYADFCAQARLRFLGEAGLTFNKFKELHIGPILFREELKYLKEVPFGEHITVETSMIKMREDASRWSIKHVIFREDGQKAAIVVVDGAWIDILKRKLTALPEDLAQNFKSLPKAADFELEPLKEKTI; via the coding sequence ATGCAAAATAATTCCTTAAAAAACACCTTTGAAGTTAGGTGGTCAGATATTGATGCTAATATTCACTTACGACATTCTGCGTATGCCGACTTTTGTGCCCAGGCTCGTCTACGATTTTTAGGAGAAGCAGGTCTGACTTTTAACAAATTCAAAGAGTTGCATATCGGACCAATTTTATTCAGAGAAGAATTAAAATATCTCAAAGAAGTTCCTTTTGGAGAGCATATTACTGTAGAGACATCAATGATAAAGATGAGAGAAGATGCTTCCAGATGGTCAATAAAGCATGTTATTTTCAGGGAAGACGGACAAAAAGCAGCTATAGTGGTGGTAGATGGTGCATGGATCGATATATTAAAAAGAAAGCTAACGGCTTTACCGGAAGATCTGGCTCAAAACTTTAAGAGCCTTCCAAAAGCCGCGGATTTTGAGTTAGAACCATTAAAAGAAAAAACAATATAA
- a CDS encoding iron-containing alcohol dehydrogenase, which yields MNNFEYYNPVKIIFGKDQIQQLSKLIPSTSKVMIIYGGGSIKENGVYEQVKKSLNDHFMIEFGGIEPNPRYETSMKAVELARENQIDFLLAVGGGSVIDATKFIAAAIPFQRGEPWTILSEKKSVKSAISFGTVLTLPATGSEMNSGSVITKEDSKEKFAFSSPFTFPQFSILDPSVASTLPKRQVANGIVDAFSHVVEQYMTYKVNAPLQDRLAESILKTLIEEGPKAYKDPADYDAMANLMWCATMALNGLIRTGVPVDWATHGIGHELTALHEIDHARTLAIVLPGVWRVLKDEKKDKLVQYAERIWGINEGSDSEKIDQAINSTESFFESLGIKTKMKDYNVGSDTIDAIIERFENRGWTALGDRQLADLPTIRNILNLQLQ from the coding sequence ATGAACAATTTCGAATACTATAATCCGGTTAAAATAATTTTTGGTAAAGACCAAATACAGCAACTATCAAAATTGATTCCTTCTACATCGAAGGTCATGATAATTTATGGAGGTGGCTCAATAAAAGAAAATGGAGTTTATGAACAGGTGAAAAAATCACTTAATGACCATTTTATGATTGAGTTTGGTGGAATCGAACCCAATCCAAGATATGAAACTTCCATGAAAGCAGTTGAACTGGCCAGAGAAAACCAAATTGATTTTTTACTTGCAGTAGGAGGTGGTTCAGTAATTGATGCAACAAAATTCATAGCAGCAGCGATTCCATTTCAAAGAGGTGAACCCTGGACAATTTTAAGTGAAAAGAAGTCAGTTAAATCTGCTATTTCATTTGGTACTGTTCTTACTCTACCTGCTACCGGTTCTGAGATGAATTCCGGTTCTGTAATAACAAAAGAAGATTCCAAAGAGAAATTTGCATTTAGTTCCCCCTTCACCTTTCCTCAGTTTAGCATTCTTGATCCATCAGTAGCATCAACACTACCAAAAAGGCAGGTTGCGAATGGCATTGTTGATGCATTTAGTCATGTGGTAGAACAATATATGACATATAAAGTCAATGCTCCTTTACAGGACAGATTGGCTGAATCAATCCTAAAAACATTAATTGAAGAAGGTCCTAAAGCCTATAAAGACCCAGCTGATTACGATGCCATGGCTAATTTAATGTGGTGCGCAACTATGGCTCTAAACGGACTTATCAGAACCGGAGTACCTGTCGATTGGGCTACTCATGGTATAGGACATGAATTAACGGCACTACATGAAATTGATCATGCAAGAACATTAGCTATTGTACTTCCAGGTGTCTGGAGGGTCTTAAAAGATGAAAAGAAAGACAAGTTAGTGCAGTATGCTGAGCGAATTTGGGGAATAAATGAAGGTAGTGATAGTGAAAAAATTGACCAGGCTATTAACTCAACTGAATCATTTTTTGAATCTTTGGGAATTAAAACCAAGATGAAAGATTATAATGTTGGTTCGGATACAATCGATGCAATAATCGAACGCTTTGAAAATAGAGGTTGGACTGCGCTTGGAGACAGACAATTAGCGGATCTGCCAACGATCAGAAATATTTTAAACTTACAATTGCAATAA
- a CDS encoding tetratricopeptide repeat protein yields MILKKCLIFFLNLTLSFLPTGIKAQDACIEARTNFTNKNYSVALEKSDECLSKSPRNVEIRLIRAQIYEKFKQGANAVSDYAVLMELEVNNPFVLVKAGIAAYNEKQYRMAVMAFNEANIISDTSIQNTEILFTLDEEGFVKSVKDFRYLPDIIDYYQTLTNFHQNGDTSLLKEIHDGNQFHTASIVDQYVFNSDFHESIDDSLLSKLNDEILGMRINEWLNILTEHNRITPAISLMQELSDRGVQINNYSDKLVYLLLNNNIPIPDSIDLENMSIKKTEQFYNIGLVQEKQGQLDKADLIYKIVIDENPQYVKAIMGRGNIAFKREKYNQAIEWYSLAIRNDSNHINAYHNRAMAYFSIDKKDLGCQDLEYLIDLDENLAKDLLNEYCFD; encoded by the coding sequence ATGATCCTTAAGAAATGTTTAATATTTTTTCTGAATCTGACTCTTTCATTTCTTCCGACTGGAATTAAGGCTCAGGATGCATGTATTGAAGCAAGAACCAATTTTACAAATAAAAATTATTCAGTAGCTCTTGAAAAATCAGATGAATGTCTTTCAAAATCTCCTCGAAATGTGGAAATCAGATTAATTAGAGCACAGATTTACGAAAAATTTAAGCAAGGAGCTAATGCTGTTTCCGACTATGCGGTTTTAATGGAATTAGAAGTTAATAACCCTTTTGTTTTAGTAAAAGCAGGTATAGCAGCATATAATGAAAAACAATATCGGATGGCTGTAATGGCTTTTAATGAAGCTAATATCATTTCTGATACTTCAATTCAAAATACAGAAATCCTTTTTACTCTCGATGAAGAAGGATTTGTTAAAAGCGTGAAGGATTTCAGGTATTTACCTGATATAATTGATTATTATCAAACACTGACCAATTTTCATCAAAATGGAGACACTTCATTATTAAAAGAAATACATGATGGAAATCAGTTTCATACAGCATCAATTGTTGATCAATACGTATTTAATAGTGACTTCCATGAAAGTATTGATGATTCTTTATTGTCCAAATTAAATGATGAAATCCTGGGTATGAGAATAAATGAATGGCTGAATATTTTGACCGAACATAATCGGATTACTCCTGCTATTTCACTTATGCAGGAATTATCAGACCGGGGTGTTCAGATAAATAATTATTCAGATAAATTAGTTTACTTATTGCTCAATAATAATATTCCAATCCCTGATAGTATTGACTTGGAAAATATGTCAATTAAAAAAACTGAACAGTTTTATAATATTGGTCTGGTCCAGGAAAAACAAGGACAATTGGATAAAGCAGATTTAATATATAAAATAGTTATTGACGAAAATCCTCAATATGTAAAAGCTATCATGGGAAGAGGAAATATTGCATTTAAAAGAGAAAAATATAATCAGGCTATCGAATGGTATTCTCTTGCAATTCGAAATGATTCCAATCATATCAATGCATATCACAACAGGGCTATGGCTTATTTTTCTATTGATAAAAAAGACCTGGGGTGTCAGGATCTTGAATATTTGATTGATCTTGATGAAAACCTTGCTAAGGATTTATTAAATGAATATTGTTTTGATTGA
- a CDS encoding S41 family peptidase, with translation MKHRFLFITGIFLLVFGVSAQQSPLVLYPDASEDGSMISFSYQGDIWLAPFEGGDARRLTIHEGYDGMPKFSPDGKYIAFYSERFGNADAYIINTEGGSAKQLTYHSAGDLPTSWIGNDEILIETRRVFAQVERTREIHSVNVSGGTPERFLNALGFHAVASPNGKFIAFERGSCRREREAYRGSANRNIWIYDIENDKYNQITTDNGQDIFPRWANNETLFFLSARSGKYNVHEVVIGSDGKSSSSPEQVSDFSDFGILYYDYSPGNSSFVFTRKDKLYRSNKDFTEVNDIKLNVYSDFKFDPVEYKNVSGDISDFSISPNGKYTVFSTNGEIFIKKNDKEIKRTVRVTKGAFRDQEPKWLNDSTILFISDKDGHFEIYKAISDDPSTTNLFASIKFKIEKLFNSDDDVNFFTVAPNGEHIAYVVGRGDLNTAVVNENGISDKKDLLDGWATPRSLSFSPDSRWLAYSLDDLNFNEEVYIHAADNSKDPVNISMHPKGDYSPVWSKDGSKLAFLSGRNNGDNDVWFLWLKKSDWEKTRQDWQEIKALKSDDQEKKNGNGSKNGETDVEPITIDFEDIYERLSQVTSLPGNESGLQVSNDGEEMYFTTNNDGRQSYDADIDIYKVNWDGTEMKSLTSGNEEARGLTLEPSGKHLYYVKNGGRLMKISTDGKKESQPFSASMEVDYEAVTQQMFNEATRILGRRFYDPNFHGENWETLVETYKPWIMKASNKVDFRYMFNNMLGQLNASHMGLYGGSRAETQNIRTGLLGVETKYTNKGLEVVKVVKESPADRTDSKINVGDVIISIDGNEVNDEVSMYAYLINKAGERVLMRVQSGKDDKDIIIRPSASLRNELYDEWVDERRELTKKYSDGKLGYLHIRGMNWTSFERFERELMAAGNGKEGIVIDVRFNGGGWTTDYLMAVLNVKQHAYTIPRGATDDLKEKNVEFKNNYPFGERLPLSSWTKPSIALCNQNSYSNAEIFSHAYKQLDIGTLVGTPTFGAVISTGGTRLVDGSYLRLPFRAWYVYETGKNMELNGAIPDIIVENDPDSKANGEDEQLEKAVDELVSQLSK, from the coding sequence ATGAAACACCGATTTTTATTTATTACAGGAATTTTTCTATTAGTTTTTGGTGTAAGTGCACAACAATCCCCTTTAGTATTATATCCGGATGCTAGTGAAGACGGATCTATGATATCTTTTTCATACCAGGGAGACATTTGGCTGGCTCCATTTGAAGGAGGTGATGCTCGCAGGTTAACGATTCACGAAGGATATGACGGAATGCCGAAATTTAGCCCTGATGGCAAATATATTGCCTTTTATAGTGAACGTTTCGGTAATGCAGATGCATACATTATTAACACTGAAGGAGGATCAGCTAAGCAACTCACCTATCATTCTGCCGGTGACCTTCCGACGAGTTGGATTGGAAATGATGAAATTTTAATTGAAACAAGAAGGGTTTTTGCCCAGGTAGAAAGAACGAGGGAGATTCATTCGGTTAATGTTTCAGGTGGTACTCCGGAAAGATTTTTAAATGCTCTTGGGTTTCATGCAGTAGCTTCTCCTAATGGGAAATTTATCGCTTTCGAAAGAGGATCTTGCAGAAGAGAACGAGAAGCTTATCGAGGTTCTGCCAACAGAAATATTTGGATATATGATATTGAAAACGATAAATACAATCAAATCACGACTGACAACGGGCAAGATATTTTTCCTCGTTGGGCAAATAATGAGACCTTATTTTTTTTAAGTGCAAGATCAGGGAAATATAATGTCCATGAAGTGGTAATTGGGAGTGATGGGAAGAGCAGCTCTTCACCTGAGCAAGTTTCTGATTTTTCTGATTTCGGGATTTTATATTATGATTATTCTCCGGGAAATAGCTCATTCGTATTCACCAGAAAGGATAAACTTTATAGATCAAATAAAGATTTTACAGAGGTTAATGATATCAAACTAAATGTTTATTCTGATTTTAAGTTTGATCCTGTAGAGTATAAAAATGTCTCAGGGGATATTTCAGATTTTAGTATTTCTCCAAATGGAAAATATACTGTATTTTCTACTAATGGAGAGATCTTTATAAAGAAAAACGATAAGGAGATAAAAAGAACTGTAAGAGTGACAAAAGGAGCTTTTAGAGACCAGGAACCTAAATGGCTCAATGATTCAACAATTTTATTTATATCCGATAAGGATGGACATTTTGAAATATATAAAGCTATTTCAGATGATCCGTCAACGACTAATTTATTTGCCTCAATAAAGTTTAAAATTGAAAAGTTATTTAATTCAGACGATGATGTGAATTTTTTCACTGTTGCTCCAAATGGTGAACACATAGCATATGTAGTTGGAAGAGGTGATCTTAATACTGCAGTAGTAAATGAAAATGGAATTTCAGATAAAAAAGATCTGTTAGACGGTTGGGCAACTCCCCGCAGTCTTTCATTCAGTCCGGATAGCAGATGGCTGGCCTATTCTCTCGATGACCTGAACTTTAACGAAGAAGTATATATTCATGCGGCTGATAATAGTAAAGATCCAGTTAATATTTCCATGCATCCTAAAGGAGACTATTCACCAGTGTGGAGTAAGGATGGAAGTAAGCTTGCTTTTTTATCAGGAAGAAATAATGGTGATAATGACGTTTGGTTTTTATGGTTAAAAAAATCTGACTGGGAAAAAACAAGACAAGACTGGCAGGAAATAAAAGCACTAAAATCTGATGACCAGGAAAAGAAAAACGGTAATGGCAGTAAGAATGGTGAAACAGATGTGGAACCTATTACCATTGATTTTGAAGACATCTACGAAAGGTTGTCGCAGGTTACTTCACTACCCGGAAATGAGTCGGGATTGCAAGTTTCTAACGATGGTGAAGAAATGTATTTTACTACCAATAACGATGGAAGACAATCTTACGATGCTGATATCGATATTTACAAAGTAAATTGGGATGGAACAGAAATGAAGTCTCTGACCTCAGGAAATGAAGAAGCTCGTGGACTGACTTTGGAACCTTCAGGGAAGCACCTTTACTATGTAAAGAACGGAGGTCGATTAATGAAGATTTCTACTGATGGCAAAAAAGAATCGCAGCCATTTTCTGCATCAATGGAAGTCGATTACGAAGCTGTTACACAGCAAATGTTTAATGAAGCAACCCGAATTCTGGGAAGAAGATTTTACGACCCTAATTTCCATGGTGAAAACTGGGAGACATTGGTTGAAACTTATAAGCCGTGGATAATGAAAGCTTCTAATAAAGTTGACTTCAGATATATGTTTAATAATATGCTGGGCCAGCTTAATGCAAGTCATATGGGGCTTTATGGGGGTTCAAGAGCTGAAACTCAAAATATCAGAACCGGTTTACTGGGAGTTGAAACAAAATATACAAATAAAGGCCTGGAGGTAGTAAAAGTAGTTAAGGAATCTCCTGCTGACAGAACTGATTCTAAAATCAATGTTGGGGATGTTATTATTTCAATAGATGGTAATGAAGTCAATGATGAAGTCAGTATGTATGCCTATTTGATTAATAAAGCCGGTGAAAGAGTCCTTATGAGGGTTCAATCAGGTAAAGATGATAAAGATATTATTATAAGACCTTCAGCATCATTAAGAAATGAATTGTACGATGAATGGGTAGATGAAAGAAGGGAATTAACTAAGAAGTATTCAGATGGCAAACTTGGTTATCTTCACATAAGAGGAATGAACTGGACCAGTTTTGAAAGATTCGAGCGCGAATTAATGGCAGCAGGAAATGGTAAAGAGGGTATTGTCATTGATGTGCGATTTAATGGAGGAGGTTGGACAACAGATTACCTTATGGCTGTTTTAAATGTAAAACAACATGCTTATACTATTCCACGCGGTGCAACTGATGATCTTAAAGAGAAAAATGTAGAATTTAAGAACAACTATCCTTTTGGAGAAAGGCTTCCATTGTCATCATGGACTAAACCTTCTATTGCTTTATGTAATCAAAATAGTTATTCAAATGCAGAGATTTTTTCTCATGCATACAAACAACTGGATATTGGTACACTTGTAGGAACCCCGACTTTTGGTGCAGTTATTTCAACTGGTGGTACAAGATTAGTAGATGGTTCTTATTTAAGACTTCCATTCAGAGCGTGGTATGTATACGAAACCGGAAAAAATATGGAGTTAAATGGAGCGATTCCTGATATCATAGTTGAGAACGATCCGGACAGTAAAGCTAATGGTGAAGATGAACAATTAGAAAAGGCAGTTGATGAATTGGTAAGTCAATTAAGTAAATAG